One genomic segment of Pseudochaenichthys georgianus unplaced genomic scaffold, fPseGeo1.2 scaffold_480_arrow_ctg1, whole genome shotgun sequence includes these proteins:
- the LOC139433465 gene encoding elastin-like, translating to DVGEGAPGFGEGAPGFGDGAPGVGDVGDGAPGFGDGAPGVGDVGDGAPGVGDGAPGVGDVGDGAPGFGDGAPGVGDVGDGAPGVGDGAPGVGDVGDGAPGFGDGAPGVGDVGDGAPGVGDGAPGVGDVGDGAPGVGAPGVGDGAPGVGGDGAPGVGDVGDGAPGVGDGAPGVGGAPGVGDGAPDVGDEAPGAGGAPGVGGPPGVGDGAPGVDGDPGVDGAPGVGDGAPGVGDVAPGVGDVGEGAPGVGDGAPGVGDVGDGAPGVGDVGDGAPGVGDVGDGAPGVGDGAPGVGAPGVGAPGVGGDGAPGVGDGAPGVGDGAPGVGGAPGVGDGAPDVGDEAPGAGGAPGVGGPPGVGDGAPGVDGDPGVDGAPGVGDGAPGVGDVGDGTPGVGDGAPGVDGDPGVDGDPGVGDGAPGVGDVSDGAPGFGDVGDGAPGFGDGAPGVGDVAPGVGDVGEGAPGVGDGAPGVGDVGDGAPGVGDGAPGVGDVGDGAPGVGDVGDGAPGVGDGAPGVGDVGDGAPGVGDGAPGVGDVGDGAPGVGDGAPGVGDVGDGASGVGDGAPGVGDVGDGAPGVGDVGDGAPGVGDVGDGAPGVGDGAPGVGDVGDGAPGVGDVGDGAPGVGDGAPGVGDVGDGAPGVGDGAPGVGDVGDGAPGVGDGAPGVGDVGDGAPGVGDGAPGVGGVGDGAPGVGDVGDGAPGVGDVGDGAPGVGDVVMGLLV from the coding sequence GTGATGTTGGTGAAGGGGCTCCTGGTTTTGGTGAAGGGGCTCCTGGTTTTGGTGATGGGGCTCCTGGTGTAGGTGATGTTGGTGATGGGGCTCCTGGTTTTGGTGATGGGGCTCCTGGTGTAGGTGATGTTGGTGACGGGGCTCCTGGTGTTGGTGATGGGGCTCCTGGTGTAGGTGATGTTGGTGACGGGGCTCCTGGTTTTGGTGATGGGGCTCCTGGTGTAGGTGATGTTGGTGACGGGGCTCCTGGTGTTGGTGATGGGGCTCCTGGTGTAGGTGATGTTGGTGATGGGGCTCCTGGTTTTGGTGACGGGGCTCCTGGTGTAGGTGATGTTGGTGATGGGGCTCCGGGTGTTGGTGATGGGGCTCCTGGTGTAGGTGATGTTGGTGATGGGGCTCCTGGTGTTGGGGCTCCTGGTGTTGGTGATGGGGCTCCTGGTGTTGGTGGTGATGGGGCTCCTGGTGTTGGTGATGTTGGTGATGGGGCTCCTGGTGTTGGTGATGGGGCTCCTGGTGTAGGTGGGGCTCCTGGTGTTGGTGATGGGGCTCCTGATGTTGGTGATGAGGCTCCTGGTGCTGGTGGGGCTCCCGGTGTAGGTGGGCCTCCTGGTGTTGGTGATGGGGCTCCTGGTGTAGATGGGGATCCTGGTGTAGATGGGGCTCCTGGTGTTGGTGATGGGGCTCCTGGTGTTGGTGACGTGGCTCCTGGTGTAGGTGATGTTGGTGAAGGGGCTCCTGGTGTTGGTGATGGGGCTCCTGGTGTAGGTGATGTTGGTGACGGGGCTCCTGGTGTAGGTGATGTTGGTGACGGGGCTCCTGGTGTAGGTGATGTTGGTGATGGGGCTCCGGGTGTTGGTGATGGGGCTCCTGGTGTTGGGGCTCCTGGTGTTGGGGCTCCTGGTGTTGGTGGTGATGGGGCTCCTGGTGTTGGTGATGGGGCTCCTGGTGTTGGTGATGGGGCTCCTGGTGTAGGTGGGGCTCCTGGTGTTGGTGATGGGGCTCCTGATGTTGGTGATGAGGCTCCTGGTGCTGGTGGGGCTCCCGGTGTAGGTGGGCCTCCTGGTGTTGGTGATGGGGCTCCTGGTGTAGATGGGGATCCTGGTGTAGATGGGGCTCCTGGTGTTGGTGATGGGGCTCCTGGTGTAGGTGATGTTGGTGACGGGACTCCTGGTGTTGGTGATGGGGCTCCTGGTGTAGATGGGGATCCTGGTGTAGATGGGGATCCTGGTGTTGGTGATGGGGCTCCTGGTGTAGGTGATGTTAGTGACGGGGCTCCTGGTTTTGGTGATGTTGGTGACGGGGCTCCTGGTTTTGGTGATGGGGCTCCTGGTGTTGGTGACGTGGCTCCTGGTGTAGGTGATGTTGGTGAAGGGGCTCCTGGTGTTGGTGATGGGGCTCCTGGTGTAGGTGATGTTGGTGACGGGGCTCCTGGTGTTGGTGACGGGGCTCCTGGTGTAGGTGATGTTGGTGACGGGGCTCCTGGTGTTGGTGATGTTGGTGATGGGGCTCCGGGTGTTGGTGACGGGGCTCCTGGTGTAGGTGATGTTGGTGATGGGGCTCCGGGTGTTGGTGATGGGGCTCCTGGTGTAGGTGATGTTGGTGATGGGGCTCCTGGTGTTGGTGATGGGGCTCCTGGTGTAGGTGATGTTGGTGACGGGGCTTCTGGTGTTGGTGACGGGGCTCCTGGTGTAGGTGATGTTGGTGATGGGGCTCCTGGTGTAGGTGATGTTGGTGACGGGGCTCCTGGTGTAGGTGATGTTGGTGACGGGGCTCCTGGTGTTGGTGACGGGGCTCCTGGTGTAGGTGATGTTGGTGATGGGGCTCCTGGTGTAGGTGATGTTGGTGATGGGGCTCCTGGTGTTGGTGATGGGGCTCCTGGTGTAGGTGATGTTGGTGATGGGGCTCCTGGTGTTGGTGATGGGGCTCCTGGTGTAGGTGATGTTGGTGATGGGGCTCCTGGTGTTGGTGATGGGGCTCCTGGTGTAGGTGATGTTGGTGATGGGGCTCCTGGTGTTGGTGATGGGGCTCCTGGTGTAGGTGGTGTTGGTGACGGGGCTCCTGGTGTAGGTGATGTTGGTGACGGGGCTCCTGGTGTAGGTGATGTTGGTGATGGGGCTCCTGGTGTAGGTGATGTTGTGATGGGGCTCCTGGTGTAG